One segment of Panthera leo isolate Ple1 chromosome A3, P.leo_Ple1_pat1.1, whole genome shotgun sequence DNA contains the following:
- the MAFB gene encoding transcription factor MafB has translation MAAELSMGPELPTSPLAMEYVNDFDLLKFDVKKEPLGRAERPGRPCTRLQPAGSVSSTPLSTPCSSVPSSPSFSPTEQKTHLEDLYWMASNYQQMNPEALNLTPEDAVEALIGSHPVPQPLQSFDGFRGAHHHHHHHHPHPHHAYPGAGVPHDELGPHAHPHHHHHHQASPPPSSAASPAQQLPTSHPGPGPHAAAAATAAGGSGSVEDRFSDDQLVSMSVRELNRHLRGFTKDEVIRLKQKRRTLKNRGYAQSCRYKRVQQKHHLENEKTQLIQQVEQLKQEVSRLARERDAYKVKCEKLANSGFREAGSTSDSPSSPEFFL, from the coding sequence ATGGCCGCGGAGCTGAGCATGGGGCCCGAGCTGCCCACCAGCCCGCTGGCCATGGAGTACGTCAACGACTTCGACCTGCTCAAGTTCGACGTAAAGAAGGAGCCGCTGGGGCGCGCGGAGCGCCCGGGCCGGCCCTGCACGCGCCTGCAGCCAGCCGGCTCGGTGTCATCCACACCACTCAGCACGCCGTGTAGCTCGGTGCCCTCGTCGCCCAGCTTCAGCCCGACCGAACAGAAGACTCACCTCGAGGACCTGTACTGGATGGCGAGCAACTACCAGCAGATGAACCCCGAGGCGCTCAACCTGACGCCTGAGGATGCGGTGGAGGCGCTCATCGGCTCGCACCCGGTGCCACAGCCGTTGCAGAGCTTCGACGGCTTCCGCGGCGcgcaccaccatcaccaccaccaccacccacacccGCACCACGCATACCCGGGCGCCGGCGTGCCCCACGACGAGCTGGGCCCGCACGCGCACCcgcaccatcaccaccatcaccaagcGTCGCCGCCGCCGTCCAGCGCAGCCAGCCCAGCGCAGCAGCTGCCCACCAGCCACCCCGGGCCCGGGCCGCACGCGGCCGCCGCGGCGACGGCGGCTGGTGGTAGCGGCAGCGTGGAGGACCGCTTCTCCGACGACCAGCTTGTGTCCATGTCCGTGCGCGAGCTGAACCGCCACCTGCGGGGCTTCACCAAGGACGAGGTGATCCGCCTGAAGCAGAAGCGGCGGACCCTGAAGAACCGGGGCTACGCCCAGTCGTGCAGGTATAAACGCGTCCAGCAGAAACACCACCTGGAGAACGAGAAGACGCAGCTCATTCAGCAGGTGGAGCAGCTTAAGCAGGAGGTGTCCCGGCTGGCCCGCGAAAGAGACGCCTACAAGGTCAAGTGCGAGAAACTCGCCAACTCCGGCTTCAGGGAGGCGGGCTCCACCAGCGACAGCCCCTCCTCTCCCGAGTTCTTTCTGTGA